Proteins from a genomic interval of Capsicum annuum cultivar UCD-10X-F1 chromosome 4, UCD10Xv1.1, whole genome shotgun sequence:
- the LOC107869290 gene encoding receptor kinase-like protein Xa21 — protein MLPASIGNLSISLRIFHTNKCKIKGRIPNEVGNLSSLLFLDLSGNNRVGSIPTSIGNMRNLQRFNLNDNKLTGFIGPNICKMQRLGDIYLGQNQLSGSLPNCLGNITSLREIHLGSNKLSSNIPPSLGNLQDLVFLDLSTNNMVGSLPAEIGNLKAITKMDLSMNQFSNGIPRKIGGLQNLVHLSLRHNNLQGSIPDSVSNMVGLEFLDLSHNNISGNIPKSLEKLQNLKYFNISVNKLYGDIPLGGPFKNLSSQFFIYNEALCGSLRFSVLPCPTSLKHRSNRKKFLFLFLLLGIALVVVPSTFIFFWIRYRRGKSALQQADSLFAITRERISYYELIQATDEFNETCNWMRHSRVLIRNVKFCAAFAIGISLKSLLVVPTLISRL, from the exons ATGCTTCCAGCCTCCATAGGAAACCTTTCCATCTCTCTTAGAATATTTCACACCAACAAATGCAAAATCAAAGGCCGAATTCCCAATGAAGTTGGGAACTTAAGCAGCTTATTATTCCTTGATCTTTCTGGAAACAATCGGGTTGGATCGATTCCCACATCAATTGGCAACATGAGAAACCTTCAGCGGTTTAACTTGAATGACAACAAACTTACTGGATTTATTGGACCTAACATTTGTAAAATGCAGCGTTTGGGTGATATTTACTTGGGTCAAAATCAACTTTCAGGATCTCTTCCTAATTGTTTAGGGAATATTACTTCCCTTAGGGAGATACATCTCGGTTCCAACAAATTGAGTTCCAATATACCACCAAGCTTAGGGAACCTTCAAGATCTAGTGTTTCTTGACTTATCCACAAACAACATGGTAGGTTCTTTACCTGCagaaattggaaatctaaagGCTATAACAAAGATGGATCTATCGATGAATCAATTCTCAAATGGAATTCCAAGAAAAATTGGAGGGTTGCAAAATCTGGTGCACCTTTCTTTGAGACACAATAACTTGCAAGGATCTATACCTGACTCAGTGAGCAACatggtaggtttggaattcctagaTCTTTCTCATAATAATATATCTGGAAACATTCCTAAGTCTTTGGAGAAACTTCAAAACTTgaagtatttcaatatttctgtCAACAAATTGTACGGTGATATACCCTTGGGGGGTCCTTTCAAGAATCTCTCGAGTCAGTTTTTCATCTACAATGAAGCATTGTGTGGTTCTTTAAGATTTAGTGTCCTGCCATGCCCCACTTCATTAAAGCACAgatcaaataggaaaaaattcctatttctttttcttttgctggGAATTGCACTAGTAGTTGTTCCTAgcacctttatttttttctggaTAAGGTATAGAAGAGGTAAAAGTGCTCTTCAACAAGCTGATTCATTGTTTGCCATAACAAGAGAAAGAATTTCATACTATGAATTGATCCAAGCAACTGATGAGTTTAACGAGA CCTGCAACTGGATGCGGCATTCAAGAGTTTTGATACGGAATGTGAAGTTTTGTGCAGCCTTCGCCATAGGAATCTCGTTAAAGTCATTACTAgttgttccaaccttgatttcaaGGCTTTAG
- the LOC107868376 gene encoding receptor kinase-like protein Xa21, with amino-acid sequence MSFDNLVGTIPHSISNCSKLTGLTPSSLGYLTHLRFLNMRENNLTSDSSLSFLTSLPNCKNLTTLSLYFDPLNSMLPVSVGNFSTSLIKFYANSCKIKGRIPNDFGNLSSLLDLDLSENSLAGSIPMTIGNLRNIQRFNLSSNKLTGFIGDRICKLQHLGEIYLGQNQLSGSLPNCLGNITSLREIHLGSNKLSSNIPPSLGNLQDLVVLELSSNNMVGSLPLEIGNLKVATLIDLSMNQFSNGIPREIGGLRTLVHLSLRHNKLQGSIPNSMSNMVGLEFLDLSHNNISVIIPMSLEKLQNLKYFNVSINKLYGEIPSGGPFENFSSKFFIYNEALCGSSRFSVPPCPTSSKHKSNMKKLLVLYLFLGLAILFVPIIFVFVWIRYRRGKRAPQQADSLSTITRERISYYELLQGTDDLSDSNLIGSGSFGSVYNGILRCGTAIAVKVFNLQLDAAFKSFDTECEVLRSLHHKNLVKVITSCSNLDFKALVLEYMPNGRLEKYLYSHNYFLDIRQRLSIMIDVACALEYLHHGCSSAVIHCDVEPSNVLLDEDMVAHLCDFGISKLLGEDHGDLYTKTLATLGYIAPEYGLEGLVSTKCDVYSYGVMLLETFTRRKPNEFEGDLRLTQWVSYSLPDAVMDVVDANLATATGKSLQKELDVVALIMKAALDCCAESPARTTNIKDVEGMLQKINIQLLAC; translated from the exons ATGTCATTCGACAATCTTGTTGGAACTATTCCTCATTCTATCtccaattgttcaaaacttaCTGGCTTGACTCCTAGCTCTCTTGGATATTTGACTCATCTACGGTTCCTAAACATGAGAGAAAACAATTTAACCAGTGACTCTTCGTTAAGCTTCCTTACTTCCTTACCCAATTGCAAAAATTTAACAACTCTATCTCTATATTTCGACCCTCTAAACAGCATGCTTCCAGTTTCTGTAGGGAACTTTTCCACATCTCTTATAAAATTTTACGCCAATAGTTGCAAGATCAAAGGGCGAATTCCAAATGATTTTGGGAACTTAAGCAGCTTATTAGACCTTGATCTTTCTGAGAACAGCTTGGCTGGATCGATTCCCATGACAATTGGCAACTTGAGAAACATTCAGCGCTTCAACTTGAGTAGCAACAAACTTACAGGATTTATTGGAGATCGTATATGTAAATTGCAGCATTTGGGTGAAATTTACTTGGGTCAAAATCAGCTTTCAGGATCTCTTCCTAATTGCTTAGGGAATATTACTTCCCTTAGGGAGATACATCTGGGTTCCAATAAATTGAGTTCCAATATACCACCAAGCTTAGGGAACCTTCAGGATCTAGTGGTTCTTGAGTTATCATCAAACAACATGGTAGGTTCTTTGCCTCTagaaattggaaatctaaagGTTGCGACACTGATAGATCTGTCGATGAATCAATTCTCAAATGGCATACCAAGAGAAATTGGAGGATTGCGAACTCTGGTGCACCTTTCTTTGAGACACAACAAGTTGCAAGGATCTATACCTAACTCAATGAGCAACatggtaggtttggaattcctagacCTTTCTCATAATAACATATCTGTAATCATCCCCATGTCTTTGGAAAAACTTCAAAACCTGAAGTATTTCAATGTTTCTATCAACAAATTGTATGGTGAAATACCCTCTGGGGGTCCTTTCGAGAACTTCTCGAGTAAGTTTTTCATCTACAATGAAGCACTCTGTGGTTCTTCCAGATTTAGTGTCCCACCATGCCCAACTTCATCAAAGCacaaatcaaatatgaaaaaattgctAGTTCTGTATCTTTTTCTAGGACTTGCAATTTTATTTGTTCCTATCATATTTGTGTTTGTATGGATAAGGTATAGAAGAGGCAAAAGAGCTCCTCAACAAGCAGATTCATTGTCTACCATAACACGAGAAAGAATTTCATACTATGAACTGCTCCAAGGAACAGATGACCTTAGTGATAGTAATCTGATTGGTTCTGGAAGTTTTGGCTCTGTTTACAACGGCATTCTCAGATGTGGAACTGCCATTGCAGTTAAAGTGTTCAATTTGCAACTGGATGCGGCATTCAAGAGTTTTGATACAGAATGTGAAGTTTTGCGTAGCCTTCACCATAAGAATCTCGTAAAAGTCATTACTAGTTGTTCGAACCTTGATTTTAAGGCTTTAGTGCTCGAGTATATGCCAAATGGAAGGCTTGAAAAGTATTTGTATTCACACAACTACTTTCTCGACATCAGGCAGAGACTAAGCATAATGATAGATGTTGCATGTGCATTGGAATATCTCCATCACGGGTGTTCGTCGGCTGTGATTCACTGTGACGTTGAGCCTAGTAACGTCTTgctggatgaggatatggttgcCCACCTATGCGACTTTGGCATTTCAAAACTGCTTGGTGAAGATCACGGTGATTTGTACACTAAAACCTTAGCAACATTGGGGTATATAGCGCCAG AGTATGGACTGGAAGGACTAGTGTCAACAAAGTGTGACGTCTATAGTTATGGGGTCATGTTGCTGGAAACGTTTACTAGGAGAAAGCCTAATGAGTTTGAAGGAGATCTTCGCTTGACGCAATGGGTGAGTTATTCACTTCCAGATGCAGTAATGGACGTCGTGGATGCCAACTTGGCAACAGCAACAGGTAAAAGCTTACAGAAGGAGCTAGATGTTGTGGCATTAATCATGAAAGCAGCATTAGATTGTTGTGCTGAATCTCCGGCAAGAACGACTAACATAAAAGATGTTGAAGGGATGCTACAGAAGATCAATATTCAACTTCTTGCATGCTAA